A stretch of Oryza brachyantha chromosome 4, ObraRS2, whole genome shotgun sequence DNA encodes these proteins:
- the LOC102704514 gene encoding probable pectinesterase 68 — translation MARARVMVVMASLALATLASLLPMLACQAVPAPCGLPRRGHHQYRHPAGVRRIVVDAIGGGDFLSIQQAIDSVPENNTVRVIMQINAGVYIEKVVVPASKPYITFQGAGRDVTVVEWHDRASDRGPDGQQLRTYNTASVTVLANYFTAKNISFKNTAPAPMPGMQGWQAVAFRISGDKAFFFGCGFYGAQDTLCDDAGRHYFRDCYIEGSIDFIFGNGRTLYKDCELHSTAQRFGSVAAQGRHDPCERTGFAFVNCRVTGTGRLYVGRAMGQYSRIVYAYTYFDSVIAPGGWDDWDHASNKSMTAFFGMYRNWGPGADAVHGVPWARELDYFAARPFLGKSFVNGFHWLTPDV, via the exons ATGGCTCGTGCGCGggtgatggtggtgatggCGTCGTTGGCGTTGGCGACGCTCGCGAGCCTCCTGCCGATGCTGGCGTGCCAggcggtgccggcgccgtGCGGGCTCCCGAGGCGCGGGCACCACCAGTACAGGCACCCGGCTGGCGTGCGGCGGATCGTGGTCGAcgccatcggcggcggcgacttcCTCTCCATCCAGCAGGCCATCGACTCCGTGCCGGAGAACAACACCGTGCGCGTCATCATGCAGATCAACGCAGGGGTCTACAt AGAGAAGGTGGTGGTGCCGGCGTCGAAGCCGTACATCACGTTCCAGGGCGCAGGGCGCGACGTGACGGTGGTGGAGTGGCACGACAGGGCGAGCGACCGCGGCCCCGACGGGCAGCAGCTCCGCACCTACAACACCGCCTCTGTAACCGTTCTCGCTAACTATTTCACTGCTAAGAACATCAGCTTCAAG AACACGGCTCCGGCACCAATGCCCGGCATGCAGGGTTGGCAGGCGGTGGCGTTCCGCATCTCCGGCGACAAGGCCTTCTTCTTCGGCTGCGGGTTCTACGGCGCGCAGGACACGCTCTGCGACGACGCTGGACGGCACTACTTCCGCGACTGCTACATCGAGGGCTCCATCGACTTCATCTTCGGCAACGGCCGCACCCTCTACAAGGACTGCGAGCTGCACTCCACGGCGCAGCGGTtcggctcggtggcggcgcaggGGCGGCATGACCCGTGCGAGCGCACCGGCTTCGCCTTCGTCAACTGCCGGGTCACCGGCACCGGCCGCCTCTACGTCGGCCGAGCCATGGGCCAGTACTCGCGGATCGTCTACGCCTACACCTACTTCGACAGCGTCATCGCCCCCGGCGGCTGGGACGACTGGGACCACGCCAGCAACAAGAGCAT GACGGCGTTCTTCGGGATGTACAGGAATTGGGGCCCCGGCGCGGACGCCGTGCACGGCGTGCCGTGGGCGCGGGAGCTCGACTACTTCGCCGCCCGCCCCTTCCTCGGCAAGAGCTTCGTCAATGGATTCCACTGGCTCACACCTGACGTCTGA